One Phycisphaerae bacterium DNA segment encodes these proteins:
- a CDS encoding alkaline phosphatase — protein MQFRSRRTFGAVSVVVGLIFLLLVGVAVAQYAQTTQPVTHVAADFDFYRPPADQTPLPMIEQINVKNIILMIGDGMGPAQVTAARILGAGPDGRLHMDRLPVTGAMTTHSANALVTCSAAAATALATGQKTNNGMLSLLPDGTPLRTILEAARDEKNMATGLVTVCTPAHATPAAFAAHVSSRGHHAEIAKQILDARLNVLFASIGLAEPPTEGEVSERRAALWLAENAPSDGCQLATRRQQLAALNADRVVGLFRLEEPQFRDVEPTLAEMTQKAIQLLARDPDGFFLMVEGSQIDWACHAGDGPDAVRQTLLFDQAVQVAADFALTHQDTLVVVTADHETGGMVIAGGDRSGQSLTLKWPDKPAVGSLSHSGVTVPIYAFGPEAIRFTGLHDNADLPRLFASLLDIDQLQRAPVAQPATP, from the coding sequence ATGCAGTTTCGCTCACGCAGAACGTTTGGCGCCGTATCCGTCGTCGTCGGCCTGATCTTCCTCCTGCTGGTCGGCGTTGCCGTCGCCCAGTACGCCCAGACCACCCAGCCCGTCACCCACGTGGCCGCCGACTTCGACTTCTACCGCCCGCCCGCCGACCAAACCCCGCTGCCGATGATCGAGCAGATCAACGTCAAAAACATCATCCTCATGATCGGCGACGGCATGGGCCCTGCCCAGGTCACCGCCGCCCGCATCCTCGGTGCCGGGCCCGACGGCCGGCTCCACATGGACCGCCTGCCCGTCACCGGCGCCATGACCACCCATTCCGCCAACGCCCTGGTCACCTGCTCCGCCGCCGCCGCCACCGCCCTGGCCACCGGCCAAAAAACCAACAACGGCATGCTCTCGCTCCTGCCCGACGGCACCCCCCTGCGAACCATCCTCGAAGCCGCCCGCGACGAAAAGAACATGGCCACCGGCCTGGTCACCGTCTGCACCCCCGCCCACGCCACGCCCGCCGCCTTCGCCGCACACGTCAGCTCCCGCGGTCACCACGCGGAGATCGCCAAACAGATCCTCGATGCCCGGCTCAACGTCCTCTTCGCCAGCATCGGCCTCGCCGAACCTCCCACCGAAGGCGAAGTCAGCGAACGCCGGGCCGCCCTCTGGCTGGCCGAAAACGCCCCCTCCGACGGCTGCCAACTCGCCACCCGCCGCCAGCAACTGGCCGCGCTGAACGCCGACCGCGTCGTCGGCCTCTTCCGCCTCGAAGAACCCCAATTCCGTGACGTCGAACCCACCCTCGCTGAAATGACCCAAAAGGCCATCCAACTCCTCGCCCGCGACCCCGACGGCTTCTTCCTCATGGTCGAAGGCAGCCAGATCGACTGGGCCTGCCACGCCGGCGACGGCCCCGACGCCGTCCGACAAACCCTCCTGTTCGACCAGGCCGTCCAGGTCGCCGCCGACTTCGCCCTCACACACCAGGATACCCTCGTCGTCGTCACCGCCGACCACGAAACCGGCGGCATGGTCATCGCCGGCGGAGACCGCAGCGGCCAGAGCCTCACCCTCAAATGGCCCGACAAACCCGCCGTCGGCTCGCTGTCCCACTCCGGCGTCACCGTCCCGATCTACGCCTTCGGACCCGAAGCCATCCGATTCACCGGACTCCACGACAACGCCGATCTGCCCCGCCTCTTCGCTTCACTGCTCGACATCGACCAGCTCCAACGCGCCCCCGTCGCCCAGCCGGCAACGCCCTGA